Proteins encoded within one genomic window of Streptomyces kaniharaensis:
- a CDS encoding ParB/RepB/Spo0J family partition protein yields the protein MKVHPVTALFPMFGPDELLDLAQDIESNGLTEPVVLDADGVLLDGRARLAACELAEVEPRFTTYQGDDPVCLIVAANRHRPNTTPGQHAMITAMARSLSPHSLPSDTAHCGINVTRLSIATTVLEHAPDLAEQVRTATLTLNAAYTAVRRRKADAKALLAQHARLRQHAPDLAEQVIAGHLALTDATAALDARQAEEHLRRRVEEIDAIRLADGDTTPAFARTAEAGDIDWHHAHQKAEQYLARRHDAIRHVQHSLAGIAELWSAVQDLAHHPRSPYAREILKGLTGPARTLANRLIALETTCATGAA from the coding sequence GTGAAGGTCCACCCCGTCACCGCCCTGTTTCCGATGTTCGGCCCTGACGAACTCCTCGACCTTGCCCAGGACATCGAGAGCAACGGCTTGACCGAGCCCGTCGTCCTGGACGCCGACGGTGTCCTCCTGGACGGCCGCGCCCGACTCGCCGCCTGCGAACTGGCCGAGGTCGAACCCCGCTTCACCACCTATCAGGGCGATGATCCGGTCTGCCTGATCGTGGCCGCCAACCGCCACCGGCCGAACACCACCCCCGGCCAGCACGCCATGATCACCGCGATGGCCCGCTCACTCTCCCCGCACTCACTCCCGTCCGACACCGCCCACTGCGGCATCAACGTCACCCGACTGTCCATCGCCACCACCGTGCTCGAACACGCCCCCGACCTCGCCGAACAGGTCCGCACCGCCACCCTCACCCTCAACGCCGCCTACACCGCCGTCCGCAGACGAAAGGCCGACGCCAAGGCCCTCCTCGCCCAGCACGCACGACTGCGCCAGCACGCCCCCGACCTCGCCGAACAGGTCATCGCCGGCCACCTCGCCCTCACCGACGCCACCGCGGCCCTCGACGCCCGACAGGCGGAGGAACACCTCCGCCGACGCGTCGAGGAGATCGACGCCATCCGCCTCGCCGACGGCGACACCACGCCGGCCTTCGCCCGAACCGCCGAAGCAGGCGACATCGACTGGCACCACGCCCATCAGAAGGCCGAGCAGTACCTCGCCCGGCGCCACGACGCCATCCGCCACGTCCAGCACAGCCTGGCCGGCATCGCCGAACTCTGGAGCGCCGTCCAGGACCTCGCCCACCACCCCCGCAGCCCCTACGCCCGGGAAATCCTCAAGGGCCTCACCGGCCCGGCACGCACCCTCGCCAACCGCCTCATCGCTCTCGAAACCACCTGCGCGACAGGCGCAGCCTGA
- a CDS encoding LysR family transcriptional regulator, whose product MSELEVRELRYFIAVAEELNFSRAAQRLGMAQPPLSKAIAQMESRLGVRLLERTTRQVRLTNAGQVLLDQARIAVDAVHAAARRARRAGQPTPQLVVAVKPGGDAGLLREILAAYRGTGSHLPPPEVVVGGSGEPIAMLRDGRADVALLRSPFDGQGLDSQTLVVEPRLAVLPAGHRLAGRRRLRLTDLKGEPIPRWKGAAPSTTAYFTGYDGAEAGDGHTGLAPADAPEGPLVASVEQLLEVVALGQAVAFLSRSTTERHQRPDIVYRPVTGLSPSAVMVAWPETSRSAAVAAFVQAAHDVAAHHPDHMTALA is encoded by the coding sequence ATGAGTGAGCTAGAGGTGCGGGAGCTGAGGTACTTCATCGCGGTCGCCGAGGAACTGAACTTCAGCCGGGCCGCGCAACGCCTGGGGATGGCGCAGCCCCCGCTGTCGAAGGCGATCGCTCAGATGGAGTCCCGGCTCGGGGTACGCCTGCTGGAGCGCACCACCCGGCAGGTGAGGCTGACCAACGCCGGTCAGGTGCTGCTCGACCAGGCCCGGATCGCGGTCGACGCGGTGCACGCGGCGGCCCGGCGAGCACGCCGGGCCGGTCAGCCGACACCCCAGCTCGTCGTGGCGGTCAAACCGGGAGGCGATGCCGGGCTGCTGCGGGAGATCCTCGCCGCCTACCGGGGAACGGGTTCGCATCTGCCGCCGCCTGAAGTCGTCGTCGGCGGCAGCGGAGAGCCGATCGCCATGCTGCGGGACGGCCGTGCCGACGTAGCGCTGCTGCGCAGCCCGTTCGACGGTCAAGGGCTGGATTCCCAGACGCTCGTGGTCGAGCCGCGACTGGCCGTCCTCCCCGCCGGGCACCGCCTGGCCGGACGCCGGCGACTGCGGCTGACCGACCTCAAGGGTGAACCGATTCCGCGCTGGAAGGGGGCCGCCCCCTCCACCACCGCCTACTTCACCGGATACGACGGAGCGGAAGCAGGCGATGGCCACACAGGATTGGCGCCGGCTGACGCTCCTGAGGGGCCGCTCGTGGCCAGCGTCGAGCAACTCCTTGAGGTGGTCGCGCTGGGGCAGGCGGTGGCGTTCCTGTCACGCTCCACCACCGAGCGGCACCAGCGTCCGGACATCGTCTACCGGCCGGTCACCGGCCTCAGCCCCAGCGCGGTCATGGTCGCCTGGCCGGAGACGTCGCGATCCGCAGCCGTCGCCGCCTTCGTCCAAGCCGCCCACGACGTCGCCGCCCACCACCCCGACCACATGACCGCACTGGCCTGA
- a CDS encoding SDR family oxidoreductase, with product MTTSQKTALITGANKGIGKETARRLAALDITVLIGARNAERGEAAAEELRVGGADVRFVPLDVTDETSVQAAAQHIDATFGRLDILVNNAAIAAGPQEPSETPAATVRQVYETNVFGVIAVTHAMLPLLRRSAAARIVNMSSELGSLTHLADPDSPWSAYSSILLPYCTSKSALNAITVLYANELRAEGILVNAVSPGYCATDLNRHTGIRTAEEGAAVAVDLATAGEDGPTGAFWAEGGPIPW from the coding sequence ATGACGACTTCGCAGAAGACTGCTCTGATCACCGGCGCGAACAAGGGCATCGGCAAGGAAACGGCGCGCAGGCTCGCAGCCCTCGACATCACCGTGCTGATCGGCGCCCGCAACGCCGAACGTGGCGAGGCGGCGGCCGAGGAGCTTCGCGTGGGCGGCGCCGACGTACGGTTCGTACCGCTGGACGTCACCGACGAGACCTCGGTCCAGGCCGCCGCCCAGCACATCGACGCCACGTTCGGCCGCCTCGACATCCTCGTCAACAACGCCGCGATCGCCGCCGGACCGCAAGAACCGAGTGAAACCCCCGCCGCCACCGTCCGGCAGGTCTACGAGACCAACGTGTTCGGCGTCATCGCGGTGACCCACGCCATGCTCCCCCTGCTACGCCGCTCTGCCGCCGCACGCATCGTCAACATGTCCAGCGAACTCGGCTCCCTCACCCACCTGGCCGACCCCGACAGCCCGTGGTCCGCCTACTCCTCGATCCTCCTCCCTTACTGCACCTCGAAGAGCGCGCTGAACGCGATCACCGTGCTCTACGCCAATGAACTGCGCGCCGAAGGGATCCTGGTCAACGCGGTGAGTCCCGGCTACTGCGCGACCGACCTCAACCGCCACACCGGGATACGCACGGCGGAGGAGGGCGCGGCCGTGGCGGTTGACCTGGCGACGGCGGGCGAGGACGGCCCGACGGGCGCCTTTTGGGCCGAGGGCGGGCCGATTCCCTGGTGA
- a CDS encoding IS110 family RNA-guided transposase, with protein sequence MEAGHGVGGIDPHKHSATLAVVDSHGHLVDVVSVPVTPAGIGELLEFLTDTELVIDRIGVEGSAALGQPVAVALSAAGYDVREVQPNRTAERRRRRRRAKTDIEDAEAIARETLADPQLPPAGKHAAPEAAWEELTAVHDWRDSLILQRVRQLTEAEAVLVSLPLSIRSQLPSTSRVLPQLEMLETFAGQWDGLSTVDRVRLDRLQAALDDIRLLTGRIKILDKRIPPLLEQLGCTLTEICGIGPVTAMDLLVEVGDPCRFTTEAQFARWCGSAPIALSSGEGHGPARRHRLDVGGNRNVNSILHIVHVTQVRCHEPARTYVARKIAENKTKREARRAHKRQLANVIIRHMWKDEALRKTSGTAFPAAA encoded by the coding sequence TTGGAAGCAGGACATGGTGTCGGCGGGATAGACCCGCACAAGCACAGCGCCACCTTGGCGGTGGTCGACAGCCACGGCCACCTGGTCGACGTGGTCTCCGTCCCGGTGACCCCGGCGGGGATCGGCGAGCTCCTGGAGTTCCTCACCGACACGGAGCTGGTCATCGACCGGATCGGGGTCGAAGGATCCGCCGCGCTGGGGCAGCCCGTGGCCGTGGCGCTGTCCGCAGCCGGATACGACGTCCGTGAGGTGCAACCGAACCGCACGGCCGAACGCCGAAGGCGCCGGCGTCGCGCGAAGACCGACATCGAGGATGCCGAGGCGATCGCACGCGAGACCCTGGCCGATCCTCAACTGCCGCCCGCTGGCAAGCACGCGGCCCCTGAGGCGGCCTGGGAGGAGCTCACCGCGGTCCATGACTGGCGGGACTCGCTGATCCTGCAGCGCGTGCGCCAGCTGACCGAGGCAGAAGCGGTCCTGGTCTCGCTGCCGCTGAGCATCCGGTCGCAACTGCCCTCGACCAGCCGCGTACTGCCACAGCTCGAGATGCTGGAGACCTTTGCGGGCCAGTGGGACGGACTCAGCACGGTCGACCGGGTCCGACTGGACCGGCTGCAGGCGGCCCTGGACGACATCCGCCTGCTGACCGGCCGGATCAAGATCCTCGACAAGAGGATCCCGCCGCTGCTGGAACAGCTCGGCTGCACACTCACGGAGATCTGCGGCATCGGCCCGGTGACCGCCATGGACCTGCTCGTCGAGGTCGGCGACCCCTGCCGGTTCACCACCGAGGCCCAGTTCGCCCGCTGGTGCGGGTCGGCTCCCATCGCCTTGTCTTCCGGCGAAGGCCATGGGCCGGCCCGTCGCCATCGGCTCGATGTCGGTGGCAACCGCAACGTGAACTCGATCCTGCACATCGTGCACGTCACCCAGGTCAGATGCCACGAGCCAGCCCGTACTTACGTCGCGAGGAAGATCGCCGAGAACAAGACGAAACGCGAGGCTCGCCGGGCCCACAAGCGACAACTCGCCAACGTCATCATCCGTCACATGTGGAAGGACGAGGCCCTCCGGAAGACCTCGGGAACCGCCTTCCCAGCAGCCGCTTGA